In a genomic window of Glycine max cultivar Williams 82 chromosome 13, Glycine_max_v4.0, whole genome shotgun sequence:
- the LOC100796758 gene encoding 12-oxophytodienoate reductase 3 → MADNSISLFSPYNKMGKFNLSHRVVLAPMTRCRALNGTPLAAHAEYYAQRSTPGGFLITEGTLISPTSSGFPHVPGIYSDEQVEAWRNVVDAVHANGSFIFCQLWHVGRASHPVYQPGGALPSSSTSKPISDKWKILMPDGSHGIYPEPRALTTSEISEIVHHYRQAAINAIRAGFDGIEIHGAHGYLIDQFLKDAINDRTDEYGGPLENRCRFLMEVVEAVVSAIGAERVAIRISPAIDFNDAFDSDPLGLGLAVIERLNNLQKQVGTKLAYLHVTQPRFTLLAQTESVSEKEEAHFMQKWREAYEGTFMCSGAFTRDSGMEAVAEGHADLVSYGRLFISNPDLVLRLKLNAPLTKYNRNTFYTQDPVIGYTDYPFFNGTTETKLSN, encoded by the exons ATGGCAGATAACTCAATTAGCTTATTTTCTCCATACAACAAGATGGGCAAATTCAACCTCTCTCATAGGGTGGTATTGGCTCCCATGACCAGATGCAGAGCGCTCAATGGGACTCCACTGGCAGCACATGCTGAATACTACGCTCAGAGATCAACACCGGGTGGATTTCTCATCACTGAAGGCACCTTGATCTCTCCAACTTCTTCTgg GTTTCCTCATGTTCCTGGAATATACTCAGATGAACAGGTAGAGGCATGGAGAAATGTAGTGGACGCCGTGCATGCCAACGGCAGCTTTATCTTCTGTCAACTCTGGCATGTTGGCCGTGCATCACATCCAG TGTATCAGCCTGGTGGGGCTCTACCCTCTTCGTCCACCAGCAAACCCATATCAGACAAGTGGAAAATTCTCATGCCCGATGGCTCCCATGGCATCTATCCAGAGCCTCGTGCACTTACCACTTCTGAGATATCTGAAATAGTGCATCATTATCGCCAAGCAGCTATTAATGCAATTCGAGCAG GTTTTGATGGAATCGAGATTCATGGAGCACATGGGTATCTCATTGATCAATTCTTAAAGGATGCAATCAATGATAGAACAGATGAATACGGTGGACCACTAGAAAACCGGTGCAGGTTCTTAATGGAGGTAGTTGAAGCTGTTGTCTCTGCCATTGGAGCGGAAAGAGTTGCTATCAGAATTTCACCAGCAATTGATTTCAATGACGCCTTTGACTCTGACCCACTTGGGCTAGGCTTAGCAGTGATTGAAAGACTCAACAATTTGCAGAAACAAGTGGGCACAAAACTCGCTTATCTTCATGTTACTCAGCCTCGATTCACACTTTTGGCGCAAACCGAGTCAGTGAGTGAAAAGGAGGAAGCTCATTTCATGCAGAAATGGAGAGAGGCTTATGAGGGAACATTCATGTGTAGTGGAGCTTTTACTAGGGACTCAGGAATGGAAGCTGTAGCTGAAGGCCATGCTGATTTGGTATCCTATGGTCGTCTTTTCATCTCCAATCCAGACTTGGTTTTAAGGCTTAAGCTCAATGCACCTCTTACCAAGTATAACAGGAACACATTTTACACCCAAGATCCTGTTATAGGCTACACAGATTATCCTTTCTTTAATGGAACAACTGAGACAAAATTAAGTAACTAG
- the LOC100784057 gene encoding auxin-binding protein ABP19a — protein sequence MSMASTNNHSCKKPAKVTADDFAYSGLGIAGNTSNIIKAAVTPAFDAQFAGLNGLGISVACLDLAAGGVIPLHTHPGASELLVVIEGRILAGFISSATLSTSKLLGDVMAFPQGLLHFQINAGKSSALTIVRFSSSNPGLQILDFALFKSSFPTPLIVQTTFIDVALVKKLKGVLGGSG from the exons ATGAGCATG GCCAGTACCAATAATCACTCATGCAAGAAGCCTGCAAAGGTCACAGCAGATGATTTTGCTTACAGTGGCCTTGGCATTGCTGGTAACACCTCAAACATTATCAAAGCTGCAGTGACCCCTGCATTTGATGCTCAGTTTGCTGGTCTCAACGGCCTCGGCATTTCCGTGGCATGTTTGGACTTAGCAGCAGGTGGAGTTATACCACTTCACACTCATCCTGGAGCTTCAGAATTACTTGTTGTAATAGAAGGGAGGATCCTGGCTGGATTCATTTCTTCTGCAACACTGTCTACATCAAAACTCTTGGGGGATGTTATGGCATTCCCTCAAGGTTTGCTTCACTTCCAAATCAATGCAGGTAAATCTTCAGCCTTGACAATTGTAAGATTCAGTAGCTCCAATCCTGGTCTACAAATTTTGGACTTTGCGTTGTTCAAAAGTAGTTTCCCCACACCATTGATAGTACAAACCACTTTCATTGATGTTGCTCTGGTGAAGAAGCTTAAGGGTGTTCTTGGAGGCTCAGGCTAA
- the LOC100796226 gene encoding putative 12-oxophytodienoate reductase produces MADNATTQGSNTLFSPYKMAKFNLSHRVVLAPMTRCRALNWIPQAALAEYYAQRSTPGGFLISEGTLISPTAPGFPHVPGIYSDEQVEAWRNIVDAVHAKGSIIFCQLWHVGRASHPVYQPGGAPPISSTSKPISARWRILLPDGSYGVYPEPRALSTSEIPEIVQHYRQAAINAIRAGFDGIEIHGAHGYLIDQFLKDGINDRTDEYGGSLANRCRFLMQVVQAVVSAIGAERVAVRISPAIDHLDAIDSDPLKLGLAVVERLNNFQKELGRKLTYLHVTQPRYTAYGQTESGRPGSEEEEAHLMQNLRKAYEGTFMCSGGFTRKLGMEAVAEGHADLVSYGRLFISNPDLVLRLKLNAPLTKYNRKTFYTQDPVIGYTDYPFLSKESETKEPRARL; encoded by the exons ATGGCCGATAATGCAACAACGCAAGGAAGCAACACCCTATTTTCTCCTTACAAGATGGCCAAATTCAACCTCTCTCATAG GGTGGTGTTGGCTCCTATGACAAGATGCAGAGCGTTGAACTGGATTCCACAGGCAGCGCTTGCTGAATACTACGCTCAAAGATCAACACCAGGTGGATTTCTCATCAGCGAAGGCACCTTGATCTCCCCCACTGCTCCTGG GTTTCCCCATGTTCCCGGGATATATTCAGATGAACAAGTGGAGGCGTGGCGAAACATAGTGGATGCCGTGCATGCCAAAGGCAGCATTATCTTCTGTCAACTTTGGCATGTTGGCCGTGCCTCTCATCCAG TGTATCAACCTGGTGGAGCTCCACCAATTTCGTCCACCAGCAAGCCCATATCGGCGAGGTGGAGGATTCTGCTTCCCGATGGGTCCTATGGTGTGTACCCAGAGCCTCGTGCACTTAGCACTTCTGAGATACCTGAAATAGTGCAGCATTATCGCCAAGCAGCAATTAATGCAATTCGAGCAG GTTTTGATGGAATCGAGATTCATGGGGCACATGGGTATCTCATTGATCAATTCTTAAAGGATGGAATCAATGATCGAACAGATGAATATGGTGGATCACTAGCAAACCGGTGCAGGTTCCTAATGCAGGTGGTTCAAGCAGTTGTTTCTGCTATTGGTGCGGAAAGAGTTGCTGTCAGAATTTCACCAGCAATTGATCACCTTGATGCCATTGATTCTGACCCACTTAAGCTAGGCTTGGCAGTGGTTGAGAGACTCAACAATTTCCAGAAAGAACTGGGCAGAAAACTCACTTATCTTCATGTTACTCAGCCTCGATACACAGCTTATGGCCAAACCGAGTCAGGTAGACCTGGGAGTGAAGAGGAGGAGGCTCATTTGATGCAGAACTTGAGAAAGGCTTATGAGGGAACATTCATGTGTAGTGGTGGCTTTACTAGGAAGTTGGGAATGGAAGCTGTAGCTGAAGGCCATGCTGACTTGGTATCCTATGGTCGACTTTTCATCTCCAATCCAGACTTGGTTTTAAGGCTTAAGCTTAATGCACCTCTTACCAAGTATAACAGGAAGACATTTTACACCCAGGATCCTGTTATAGGATACACAGATTATCCTTTCCTAAGCAAAGAAAGTGAGACAAAGGAGCCAAGGGCACGCCTTTAA